In the genome of Chelmon rostratus isolate fCheRos1 chromosome 24, fCheRos1.pri, whole genome shotgun sequence, one region contains:
- the LOC121627513 gene encoding cysteine/serine-rich nuclear protein 3-like, giving the protein MSGILKRKLEEGPPPYLSLQGSDDDEVSCSDSGNSSDSLNHPVPSGLLDSTLQQQSKRLRGRTVHFESVTVYYFNRRQGFTSVPTQGGSTLGMSPRHSGVKRFTLREFAMEQKQSHWNMLRDHLKEEKLNAIKLKLTKNGTASSTEADTLTIDDISEDDLDVDNTEVDDYFFLQPLTTRRRRALLRSSGVRRIDVEEKHELRALRMSREECGCRCRGICDPETCACSLAGIKCQVNGTVVDRMSFPCGCTKEGCSNTTGRLEFNPVRVRTHFLHTIMKLELEKSREEQQQRHQQQQMEQQLVTNGNGYHGDSSLVQQQQQPNLQFPLMSGAPHIPIMHLQSTGDTDSHLDEEEEEEEDEEEEEEEEEEEDEEDEDDEAYEEDEDGSSVCSGLSDCSTHSLETINPEDGEEDEEDEEDDDDEEDEEEEEEDWDCSGPPPYSVPLPSVLSYSNSTLMSLSNPFHNAPSMQHYQVDSSVNDTPAFLCDNATVAPTLPTVETALESKINTELRCQTEPQSDPCHFPDPRESLPLQTRSHADTRESNAAPAGAAGEQQLSTDLQNNPDHHDSQTEASAGSVEQAEEETRERAGLQTQAGGDQTTNASCSDST; this is encoded by the exons ATGAGCGGCATCCTGAAGAGGAAGCTCGAGGAGGGCCCGCCCCCTTACCTGTCCCTGCAGggctctgatgatgatgaggtctCCTGCAGCGACAGCGGCAACAGCAGCGACAGCCTGAACCATCCCGTCCCCTCTGGACTGCTGGACT CTACCCTCCAGCAGCAGTCGAAGCGACTGCGGGGCCGCACCGTGCACTTTGAGAGCGTGACAGTCTACTACTTCAACCGGCGGCAGGGCTTCACCAGCGTGCCCACACAGGGCGGCAGCACGCTGGGTATGTCGCCGCGGCACAGCGGGGTGAAGCGCTTCACCCTCAGGGAGTTTGCCatggagcagaaacagagcCACTGGAACATGCTGAGGGATCATCTCAAAGAGGAGAAACTCAATGCCATCAAGCTCAAA CTGACTAAGAATGGCACCGCGTCCTCCACGGAGGCGGATACCCTGACGATTGATGACATCTCCGAAGACGACCTGGATGTGGACAACACGGAGGTGGATGATTACTTCTTCCTCCAGCCTCTGACTACCAGGCGGCGACGCGCCCTTCTCCGTTCCTCGGGGGTCCGACGCATCGACGTGGAGGAGAAGCACGAGCTGCGCGCCCTCCGCATGTCCAGAGAGGAGTGTGGGTGCCGCTGCCGGGGGATCTGCGACCCGGAGACCTGTGCTTGCAGCCTGGCCGGCATTAAGTGCCAGGTAAATGGAACTGTG GTCGACCGCATGTCCTTCCCTTGTGGCTGCACCAAAGAAGGCTGCAGCAACACCACGGGACGCCTGGAGTTCAACCCGGTCCGGGTGCGCACCCACTTCCTGCACACCATcatgaagctggagctggagaagagccgcgaggagcagcagcagcggcatcagcagcagcagatggagcagCAGCTTGTAACCAATGGCAACGGTTACCATGGTGACTCCTCCttggtccagcagcagcagcagccgaaCCTGCAGTTTCCACTGATGAGTGGCGCGCCGCACATTCCCATCATGCACCTCCAGAGCACAGGCGACACTGATTCGCATctagatgaagaggaagaagaggaggaagacgaagaggaagaggaggaggaggaggaggaagaagatgaagaggacgAGGATGATGAAGCTtatgaggaagatgaggatggCAGCAGCGTTTGCAGCGGGCTGTCGGACTGCAGCACGCACAGCTTAGAAACAATCAACCCCGAGGACGgagaggaggacgaagaggatgaggaagacgatgatgatgaggaggatgaagaggaagaggaggaagattgGGATTGCTCGGGTCCTCCGCCCTACTCGGTTCCACTTCCCTCAGTGCTGAGTTACTCTAATAGCACCCTCATGAGCCTCAGTAACCCCTTCCACAACGCTCCCTCCATGCAGCATTATCAGGTCGACAGCTCTGTGAATGACACCCCTGCTTTCCTGTGTGACAACGCCACCGTCGCCCCCACACTCCCCACAGTAGAGACGGCTTTAGAgtccaaaataaacacagaactCCGCTGCCAAACAGAGCCGCAGAGCGACCCCTGCCATTTCCCCGACCCCAGAGAGTCCCTGCCTCTCCAAACTCGCTCACATGCAGACACCCGTGAGAGCAACGCTGCCCCTGCTGGTGCAGCCGGCGAACAGCAGCTCTCCACAGACCTCCAGAACAATCCAGACCATCATGACTCACAGACTGAGGCTTCGGCGGGGTCTgtggagcaggcagaggaggagacgagggaGCGAGCGGGACTGCAGACGCAGGCAGGCGGCGATCAAACGACGAACGCGTCATGCTCAGACAGCACCTGA